A genome region from Anastrepha obliqua isolate idAnaObli1 chromosome 4, idAnaObli1_1.0, whole genome shotgun sequence includes the following:
- the LOC129244347 gene encoding transmembrane protease serine 9-like, with product MFRFVALFALVSLACGASLPDELDGRIVNGVDTTIAAHPYQVSLQLKSGSHFCGGSIVSSEFIVTAAHCLQSYSASQIYVRLGSTYYNSGGELVSVKSFTYHPGYNSKTMVNDIAVIRLSSPVAESSNIKYIELAEETPATGTLAVVTGWGTKCYLTCISLPTTLQEVEVDIVDEADCASSTYKYGSQIQETMVCAYAVSKDACQGDSGGPLVANSKLVGVVSWGYGCARTGYPGVYSDVPSLRSWVESTMASMSFHQEITLNQFLKMFRFVALFALVSLACGASLPDELDGRIVNGVDTTIAAHPYQVSLQLKSGSHFCGGSIVSSEFIVTAAHCLQSYSASQIYVRLGSTYYNSGGELVSVKSFTYHPGYNSKTMVNDIAVIRLSSPVAESSNIKYIELAEETPATGTLAVVTGWGTKCYLTCISLPTTLQEVEVDIVDEADCASSTYKYGSQIQETMVCAYAVSKDACQGDSGGPLVANSKLVGVVSWGYGCARTGYPGVYSDVPSLRSWVESTMANSLVDDTLFYPTITMLRFIIIICALLSLAFGAYMSPHLDGRIVGGKATTIEEHPYQVSLSTKLGGHFCGGSLISENIVVTAAHCLQSFKASSIRIRAGSTNNKKGGELVKVAAVKYHPNYNASTIENDVGILKLATAIQKTESVGYIELAQTSPATGISAVVTGWGTKCFAYCLIPPTTLQAVELEIVQRADCASNTYKYGDLIKESMLCAYALKKDSCQGDSGGPLVAEGKLVGIVSWGYACAKKGYPGVYSDVASLRGWILEAIAEI from the exons atgtttcgctTTGTAGCCCTCTTCGCTTTGGTTAGCTTGGCTTGTGGTGCGTCCTTGCCAGACGAATTAGATGGACGTATTGTGAATGGTGTAGACACCACCATTGCAGCTCACCCTTACCAGGTGTCCTTGCAACTCAAGTCCGGTTCACACTTTTGCGGTGGCAGTATCGTCAGCTCTGAGTTCATCGTTACCGCCGCCCATTGCTTGCAATCGTATTCGGCATCACAAATCTACGTTCGTTTGGGTTCAACCTATTACAACAGTGGTGGCGAATTGGTTTCTGTAAAATCATTCACTTACCATCCTGGCTACAATTCAAAGACCATGGTCAACGACATTGCTGTGATCCGCTTGTCTTCTCCAGTGGCAGAGTCCAGCAATATTAAATACATCGAATTGGCCGAAGAGACACCAGCAACTGGCACTTTGGCTGTAGTCACCGGTTGGGGTACTAAATGCTACCTTACTTGCATATCTTTGCCCACTACTCTCCAAGAGGTCGAAGTAGATATTGTTGATGAGGCGGATTGCGCCTCTAGCACGTACAAGTATGGTTCGCAAATCCAGGAAACAATGGTTTGCGCTTATGCAGTGAGTAAGGATGCTTGCCAGGGTGACTCTGGTGGTCCATTGGTGGCTAACAGCAAATTGGTTGGTGTTGTATCATGGGGTTACGGCTGTGCCAGGACTGGCTACCCTGGTGTGTACTCTGATGTACCTTCACTACGCTCGTGGGTCGAGTCTACCATGGCTAGCATG TCCTTCCATCAAGAGATAACGCTTAA tcaatttttgaaaatgtttcgctTTGTAGCCCTCTTCGCTTTGGTTAGCTTGGCTTGTGGTGCGTCCTTGCCAGACGAATTAGATGGACGTATTGTGAATGGTGTAGACACCACCATTGCAGCTCACCCTTACCAGGTGTCCTTGCAACTCAAGTCCGGTTCACACTTTTGCGGTGGCAGTATCGTCAGCTCTGAGTTCATCGTTACCGCCGCCCATTGCTTGCAATCGTATTCGGCATCACAAATCTACGTTCGTTTGGGTTCAACCTATTACAACAGTGGTGGCGAATTGGTTTCTGTAAAATCATTCACTTACCATCCTGGCTACAATTCAAAGACCATGGTCAACGACATTGCTGTGATCCGCTTGTCTTCTCCAGTGGCAGAGTCCAGCAATATTAAATACATCGAATTGGCCGAAGAGACACCAGCAACTGGCACTTTGGCTGTAGTCACCGGTTGGGGTACTAAATGCTACCTTACTTGCATATCTTTGCCCACTACTCTCCAAGAGGTCGAAGTAGATATTGTTGATGAGGCGGATTGCGCCTCTAGCACGTACAAGTATGGTTCGCAAATCCAGGAAACAATGGTTTGCGCTTATGCAGTGAGTAAGGATGCTTGCCAGGGAGACTCTGGTGGTCCATTGGTGGCTAACAGCAAATTGGTTGGTGTTGTATCATGGGGTTACGGCTGTGCCAGGACTGGCTACCCTGGTGTGTACTCTGATGTACCTTCACTACGCTCGTGGGTCGAGTCTACCATGGCTA acTCTTTAGTCGACGACACACTATTTTATCCAAC TATTACAATGTTGCGCTTCATAATTATTATTTGCGCACTCCTCAGTCTCGCATTTGGTGCATATATGTCTCCTCATCTGGATGGACGCATCGTGGGCGGCAAGGCTACGACTATTGAAGAACATCCCTATCAAGTTTCACTCTCCACCAAGTTGGGCGGTCACTTTTGTGGCGGCAGTCTCATTagtgaaaatattgttgttacTGCTGCCCATTGTTTGCAGAGTTTCAAGGCTTCGAGTATCCGTATACGCGCCGGTTCCACGAACAATAAAAAGGGTGGTGAATTGGTGAAGGTTGCAGCTGTGAAATATCATCCCAACTATAATGCCTCAACCATAGAGAATGATGTTGGCATATTAAAACTTGCTACAGCTATACAAAAAACGGAGAGTGTAGGATACATAGAATTGGCCCAGACGTCACCGGCTACCGGCATATCAGCCGTAGTGACGGGTTGGGGTACCAAATGTTTTGCCTACTGCTTAATACCGCCTACCACTTTGCAAGCCGTCGAGCTGGAGATTGTACAACGTGCAGATTGCGCTTCGAATACTTACAAGTATGGCGATCTAATCAAGGAGTCGATGTTGTGTGCCTATGCGTTGAAGAAGGACTCGTGCCAGGGCGATTCGGGTGGTCCATTGGTTGCTGAAGGAAAACTGGTCGGCATCGTTTCATGGGGTTATGCCTGTGCTAAAAAGGGTTACCCTGGTGTATACAGTGATGTCGCCTCGTTGCGCGGTTGGATATTGGAGGCGATCGCCGAAATTTAA